One genomic segment of Thermodesulfobacteriota bacterium includes these proteins:
- a CDS encoding FAD-dependent oxidoreductase — protein MVTHDVIVVGAGLAGMRAAIEAAKKGLDVAVVSKVHPVRSHSVAAQGGINAALKETDSWEDHAFDTVKGSDYLGDQDAIEILCQEAPGDIMEMERMGAIFSRDREGRIAQRPFGGAGYPRTCYLADRTGHGLLHVMYEQLIKHGVAFYEEWHVQSLAVRENTVRGLVAYELSTGRLHRLRAKAVVMATGGYGRVFKSTTNALTSTGDGMALALRAGAPLMDMEFVQFHPTTLKRTGLLMTEGARGEGGYLLNSEGERFMERYAPDKKELASRDVVARAEQTEIEEGRGVDGCVLLDLRHLGSEKILKKLPQIREIAIQFAGVDPVEKPIPVRPGAHYSMGGIMTDTGGGTPVVGLYAAGESACVSVHGANRLGGNSLLETIVFGRRTGHGAGEFALGSEPEEFPEEALNEAAQEIASLMTGEEGESSHAITDGVRDLMGAHCGVFRKKESLEEGIEKLEALKVRREKVFLTDRGESFNTELVAAFEMDHIIDLAETILTGALKREESRGSHSRTDFPERNDREWMKHTLVTREDGELKVSYKDVTVTKYKPEERKY, from the coding sequence CGCCGCCCTTAAGGAGACCGACTCCTGGGAGGACCACGCCTTCGACACGGTCAAGGGGAGCGACTACCTCGGCGACCAGGACGCGATCGAGATCCTCTGCCAAGAGGCGCCAGGCGACATAATGGAGATGGAGAGGATGGGGGCGATATTCAGCCGCGACAGGGAGGGCCGCATAGCGCAGAGGCCGTTCGGAGGGGCGGGCTACCCCCGGACCTGCTACCTCGCCGACAGGACCGGCCACGGGCTCCTGCACGTCATGTACGAGCAGCTCATAAAGCACGGCGTGGCATTCTACGAGGAGTGGCATGTGCAGAGCCTCGCCGTAAGGGAGAACACCGTAAGGGGGCTCGTCGCTTACGAGCTCTCCACCGGAAGGCTCCACCGGCTCCGCGCGAAGGCCGTCGTCATGGCCACCGGCGGCTACGGCAGGGTCTTCAAGTCCACCACCAACGCCCTTACCTCGACCGGAGACGGCATGGCGCTGGCGCTTCGCGCTGGCGCGCCGCTCATGGACATGGAGTTCGTCCAGTTCCACCCGACCACCCTTAAGCGTACCGGGCTCCTCATGACCGAAGGGGCGCGGGGCGAGGGGGGCTACCTCCTTAACTCCGAAGGGGAGAGGTTCATGGAGCGCTACGCGCCGGATAAAAAGGAGCTTGCCAGCCGGGACGTCGTGGCCAGGGCCGAGCAGACCGAGATAGAGGAGGGTCGCGGCGTCGACGGCTGCGTGCTCCTGGACCTCCGCCATCTCGGAAGTGAGAAGATACTGAAAAAACTTCCGCAGATAAGGGAGATAGCCATACAGTTCGCCGGGGTGGACCCGGTCGAAAAACCCATACCCGTAAGGCCGGGGGCGCACTATTCGATGGGCGGGATAATGACCGACACCGGCGGCGGGACCCCGGTCGTGGGCCTCTACGCCGCGGGCGAGAGTGCGTGCGTCAGCGTGCACGGCGCCAACCGGCTCGGCGGCAACTCGCTCCTTGAGACCATAGTCTTCGGCAGGAGGACCGGCCACGGCGCCGGAGAGTTCGCCCTCGGCTCCGAACCCGAAGAGTTCCCGGAAGAGGCCTTAAACGAAGCCGCGCAAGAGATAGCCTCGCTCATGACCGGAGAAGAAGGCGAGAGCTCGCACGCTATAACCGACGGCGTAAGGGATCTCATGGGCGCCCACTGCGGGGTCTTCAGGAAGAAGGAAAGCCTCGAAGAGGGGATAGAGAAGCTCGAAGCCCTGAAGGTAAGAAGGGAGAAGGTCTTCCTCACCGACAGGGGGGAGAGCTTCAATACCGAACTCGTTGCCGCCTTCGAGATGGACCACATAATAGACCTTGCCGAGACCATACTCACGGGCGCCCTTAAGAGGGAGGAGAGCCGCGGCTCTCACTCGAGGACCGACTTCCCGGAGAGGAACGACAGGGAGTGGATGAAGCATACGCTCGTTACGAGGGAAGACGGGGAGCTCAAAGTAAGCTACAAAGACGTGACCGTGACGAAGTACAAGCCCGAGGAGAGGAAATATTGA